A window of Chitinophaga sp. MM2321 contains these coding sequences:
- a CDS encoding SCO family protein: MIGYLIVDHYGRNVIPIPGYFIPERVDTLVKDGKTTYDTVFHKISDFEMTNQLGQKVSLSNLEGKVLLVDFFFTSCPSICPTLTKNLRKVQSAYVKNDTLLQILSFSVDPVRDSVDKLRKYGYEYQVNPDNWWLLTGDKKKIYDLARNDFFVSVTEGDGGPDDFIHTEKLVLIDKDRNIRGYYNGLDSNAVKRCAADIATLHLEKGRHRPGFMQFLKKIFSGAE, translated from the coding sequence TTGATCGGTTATCTCATTGTAGATCACTACGGAAGAAATGTAATACCGATACCCGGTTATTTTATTCCCGAGAGAGTTGATACCCTTGTAAAAGATGGGAAGACTACTTATGATACCGTTTTTCATAAGATCAGCGACTTTGAAATGACCAATCAGTTAGGTCAGAAAGTAAGCCTGAGCAACCTGGAAGGAAAAGTATTACTTGTTGATTTCTTTTTTACTTCCTGTCCTTCTATCTGTCCTACTTTGACAAAAAACCTGAGAAAGGTCCAGAGCGCCTACGTAAAGAACGATACTTTACTGCAAATCCTCTCCTTTTCAGTAGACCCCGTAAGGGATTCGGTAGACAAACTACGTAAATACGGGTATGAATACCAGGTGAATCCTGATAACTGGTGGTTGCTGACCGGTGATAAGAAAAAGATCTATGATCTTGCCCGGAATGACTTTTTTGTTTCAGTAACAGAAGGTGACGGCGGCCCGGATGATTTTATTCATACGGAGAAGCTGGTACTGATTGATAAAGACAGGAACATCAGGGGATATTATAACGGACTCGATTCCAATGCCGTAAAACGTTGTGCAGCAGATATTGCTACCCTGCACCTCGAAAAAGGCAGACACCGTCCCGGATTTATGCAATTCCTGAAAAAAATATTTTCCGGAGCAGAGTGA
- a CDS encoding cytochrome c oxidase subunit 3, producing MHTMSIQRKKIHPHKYSLWIAMGSITMMFIGFTSAYVVKRSQANWLAFELPHIFWLSTAVILLSSLTIHLALKQFKERNMQRYKQLITITAILGVAFAVCQWIGFMQLKSVGLPLNGPVSASFIYVIVGVHMLHVLGGVVALLVMFGRAYRTRVRTYSAVPIEVAATYWHFVDILWIYLLIFLSIAR from the coding sequence ATGCATACAATGAGCATACAACGTAAAAAAATACATCCGCATAAATATTCCCTATGGATAGCAATGGGTAGCATTACCATGATGTTCATCGGGTTTACCAGTGCGTACGTTGTGAAGAGATCACAGGCAAACTGGCTGGCATTTGAATTGCCGCATATTTTCTGGTTATCTACTGCCGTAATTTTACTGAGTAGTTTAACCATTCACCTGGCTTTAAAGCAATTTAAAGAAAGGAATATGCAGCGTTACAAGCAGCTGATCACTATCACAGCAATACTGGGCGTAGCATTTGCCGTGTGTCAATGGATTGGTTTCATGCAGTTGAAATCTGTGGGGCTACCCCTGAACGGGCCGGTTTCGGCTTCATTTATTTATGTAATCGTAGGCGTACACATGTTGCACGTATTGGGTGGTGTAGTTGCACTACTCGTTATGTTTGGCAGGGCCTACAGAACCCGTGTACGCACCTATAGCGCAGTGCCCATTGAAGTGGCAGCCACTTACTGGCATTTCGTGGACATACTGTGGATTTACCTGTTAATTTTTTTAAGTATCGCCAGATAA
- the nrfD gene encoding NrfD/PsrC family molybdoenzyme membrane anchor subunit, whose protein sequence is MNLKYESTLREPLVDGVKDYHQVTEDIISPIEGKPGKLWYVGFFISLTLLGFGAFSVFWQIYFGVGVWNLNKTVGWGWDITNFVWWVGIGHAGTLISAILLLFRQGWRTGVNRAAEAMTIFAVMCAGQFPIIHMGRVWMAFFILPYPNTRGSVWVNFNSPLLWDVFAISTYFTVSLLFWYSGLLPDFATVRDRAKTKLRKLLYGVASFGWTGSTKHWQRHESLSLVLAGLATPLVLSVHTIVSFDFATSVIPGWHTTIFPPYFVAGAIFSGFAMVQTLLIITRKILHLEEYITLGHMEAMNKVIVLTGSIVGCAYLTELFMAWYGANPYEFDSFFKYRAAGPLGWSYYIMMTCNVVTPQVFWFRKMRRSVTVTFIMSIIVNIGMWFERFVIICTSLYRDYLPSSWAYYRPSWPEVGFYMGTFGLFFTCYFLFAKYFPVIALAEIKAILKTSGENFKEKMEVYEEETPEKFAHDAAHAH, encoded by the coding sequence ATGAATTTAAAATACGAATCCACACTGAGAGAACCTTTGGTAGACGGGGTTAAGGATTATCACCAGGTAACGGAAGATATCATCAGTCCCATTGAAGGGAAGCCTGGGAAATTGTGGTATGTAGGCTTTTTTATTTCACTGACACTGTTGGGCTTTGGTGCATTCTCAGTGTTTTGGCAGATCTATTTCGGTGTTGGTGTGTGGAACCTGAATAAAACTGTGGGTTGGGGTTGGGATATTACCAACTTCGTATGGTGGGTAGGTATTGGTCACGCCGGTACACTGATCTCCGCTATCCTCCTCTTGTTCCGCCAGGGTTGGCGTACAGGGGTGAACCGTGCGGCAGAAGCCATGACCATCTTTGCGGTAATGTGCGCAGGCCAGTTCCCGATTATTCACATGGGTCGTGTATGGATGGCGTTCTTTATCCTGCCTTATCCTAATACCCGTGGTTCAGTATGGGTAAACTTTAACTCCCCGCTCCTTTGGGACGTATTTGCGATCTCTACTTACTTTACCGTTTCCCTGTTGTTCTGGTACTCTGGTCTGTTACCGGATTTCGCTACCGTTCGTGACAGGGCTAAAACTAAATTACGCAAGTTATTATACGGTGTGGCCTCTTTTGGCTGGACAGGTTCTACCAAACACTGGCAACGTCATGAGTCGCTGTCATTAGTACTGGCAGGTCTGGCTACACCACTGGTACTGTCTGTACACACGATTGTATCTTTTGACTTTGCCACTTCCGTAATTCCCGGTTGGCATACCACCATCTTCCCTCCTTACTTTGTGGCGGGTGCGATCTTCTCGGGATTTGCGATGGTACAAACACTGCTGATCATCACACGTAAAATATTACACCTGGAAGAATATATTACCCTGGGCCATATGGAGGCCATGAACAAGGTAATTGTACTGACGGGTTCTATTGTAGGTTGTGCTTACCTGACTGAGTTATTCATGGCATGGTATGGCGCTAACCCTTACGAATTTGATTCCTTCTTTAAATATCGTGCTGCCGGTCCGTTGGGTTGGTCTTACTATATCATGATGACGTGTAACGTTGTTACACCGCAGGTATTCTGGTTCCGCAAAATGAGAAGAAGCGTAACCGTGACTTTCATCATGTCTATTATTGTGAACATCGGTATGTGGTTTGAACGTTTTGTAATCATCTGTACTTCCCTGTACCGCGATTACCTGCCATCCAGCTGGGCATACTATCGTCCGTCCTGGCCTGAAGTAGGTTTCTACATGGGTACATTCGGTTTGTTCTTCACCTGCTATTTCCTGTTTGCCAAATACTTCCCGGTAATTGCGCTGGCAGAAATCAAGGCAATCCTGAAAACTTCCGGAGAAAACTTTAAAGAGAAAATGGAAGTATACGAAGAAGAGACACCGGAGAAGTTTGCTCATGATGCAGCACATGCACACTAA
- a CDS encoding cbb3-type cytochrome c oxidase subunit I: MSNEATLHSQQEVMHGAHEHHDHEHHHEDSFISKYVFSMDHKMIAKQFLITGIIWAIIGAFFSVLFRLQLGFPDATFPWLESILGHWAKGGRITPEAYYALVTMHGTILVFFVLTAGLSGTFSNLLIPLQVGARDMASPFMNCLSYWFFFTASLVMMASLFVQTGPASGGWTMYPPLSALGDAAIGSKIGVDLWLTSMALFVVSQLLGGLNYISTLLNMRTKGMSMTKMPLTIWSFFFTAVLGVLSFPVLLSGFILLLMDRHAGTSFYLSDIFIAGKALANEGGSAILYQHLFWFLGHPEVYIIILPAMGMVSEVLAVSARKPIFGYLAMIGSLFAICILAFLVWAHHMFVTGLNPFLGAFFVLLTLLIAVPSAIKVFNWITTIWKGNIRFTPASLFSIGFVSTFISGGLTGIWLGNSSIDIHLHDTMFVIAHFHIVMGVSAFFGMFAGIYHWFPKLYGRFMNNTIGYIHFWITMIGSYLIFWPMHYEGMAGMPRRYYDVSGWSSFNQFHGLNEFISIVVILVFAVQLLFVFNFFYSIFKGRKMTELNPWKATSLEWTTPIHAGHGNWPGEIPEVYRWAYDYSKDGRDFIPQTEPIGPNESEH, translated from the coding sequence ATGAGTAACGAAGCAACATTGCACAGTCAACAGGAGGTAATGCACGGCGCGCATGAGCATCATGATCATGAGCACCATCATGAAGACAGTTTCATTTCGAAGTATGTGTTCAGCATGGACCACAAAATGATCGCCAAACAATTCCTGATCACGGGTATTATCTGGGCTATCATTGGTGCCTTCTTTTCTGTATTGTTCCGTTTGCAACTGGGCTTTCCCGATGCTACTTTCCCCTGGCTGGAAAGCATACTGGGTCACTGGGCCAAAGGTGGCCGTATAACTCCCGAAGCCTACTATGCATTAGTAACAATGCACGGCACAATTCTCGTATTCTTTGTATTAACAGCCGGATTAAGCGGCACCTTCTCGAATCTCCTGATTCCTTTGCAGGTAGGTGCACGTGATATGGCTTCTCCTTTCATGAACTGTCTGAGCTACTGGTTCTTCTTCACGGCCAGCCTGGTAATGATGGCTTCCCTGTTTGTACAAACGGGTCCTGCTTCCGGAGGGTGGACAATGTATCCGCCACTGAGTGCATTGGGAGATGCTGCTATCGGTTCTAAAATAGGGGTGGATTTGTGGTTAACCAGTATGGCGCTGTTTGTTGTTTCTCAGCTGCTGGGTGGTTTGAACTACATCTCTACACTGCTGAATATGCGTACCAAAGGGATGAGCATGACCAAAATGCCATTAACAATCTGGTCATTCTTCTTTACTGCCGTATTAGGCGTATTGTCTTTCCCTGTTCTGCTGTCAGGTTTCATCCTGCTGCTGATGGATCGTCACGCTGGCACCAGCTTCTACCTGTCTGATATCTTTATCGCTGGTAAAGCACTGGCAAACGAAGGCGGTAGTGCTATCCTCTATCAACATTTATTCTGGTTCCTGGGTCACCCTGAGGTATATATTATCATTCTCCCTGCCATGGGTATGGTGTCTGAAGTACTGGCGGTTAGCGCACGCAAACCAATCTTCGGTTACCTCGCCATGATCGGTTCCCTGTTCGCCATTTGTATCCTGGCCTTCCTGGTTTGGGCGCACCATATGTTCGTAACAGGACTGAATCCGTTCCTCGGTGCATTCTTCGTACTCTTAACATTATTGATCGCAGTACCGTCCGCCATCAAGGTATTTAACTGGATCACCACCATATGGAAAGGAAATATCCGCTTTACACCGGCTTCCCTGTTCTCTATCGGTTTTGTGAGCACTTTTATCTCCGGTGGTTTAACAGGTATCTGGTTAGGTAACTCTTCTATCGATATTCACCTGCATGATACCATGTTTGTGATCGCCCACTTCCACATTGTAATGGGTGTATCTGCTTTCTTTGGTATGTTTGCCGGTATCTACCACTGGTTCCCTAAACTGTATGGCCGTTTCATGAATAACACCATCGGGTATATCCACTTCTGGATTACCATGATTGGTTCTTACCTGATCTTCTGGCCTATGCACTACGAAGGCATGGCGGGTATGCCAAGAAGGTATTATGATGTATCCGGATGGTCATCATTCAACCAATTCCATGGATTGAACGAATTTATCAGTATCGTGGTAATCCTGGTATTTGCTGTACAGCTGTTGTTCGTTTTCAACTTCTTCTACAGTATCTTCAAAGGAAGAAAAATGACGGAACTGAACCCATGGAAAGCTACTTCACTGGAATGGACTACACCTATTCACGCCGGTCACGGTAATTGGCCTGGCGAAATTCCGGAAGTATACCGTTGGGCTTATGATTACAGTAAGGATGGAAGGGATTTCATTCCACAAACTGAGCCTATAGGACCGAATGAATCAGAACACTAA
- a CDS encoding cytochrome c — protein sequence MKRTSNILIVAALATGAFLAACNKGEHNRKPGRIYMPDMYQSRAYEFYSARLSGLKPVEGTVKRGELLPYHLKESDTALANLVKNPLAITPADLKEGERIFNIYCGICHGTALDGNGPLYKGGDGPYPAAPANLVAGAKSGYTEGRLFHVMTYGYNMMGSYASQLDRAQRWQIAAYIKSKQPGAVAQPSAETAPAKDSAAAK from the coding sequence ATGAAAAGGACTTCCAACATATTGATTGTAGCCGCATTGGCAACTGGAGCTTTCCTGGCAGCCTGTAATAAGGGGGAGCACAACAGAAAGCCCGGCAGGATTTATATGCCCGACATGTATCAATCCCGTGCGTATGAATTTTACAGTGCTCGTTTGTCAGGCCTTAAGCCAGTGGAAGGAACAGTAAAAAGAGGTGAACTATTGCCATACCATCTGAAAGAATCAGATACGGCGCTGGCGAATCTGGTGAAGAATCCGTTGGCTATTACACCGGCAGATCTGAAAGAAGGAGAGCGTATTTTCAATATTTACTGCGGCATTTGCCACGGTACTGCGCTGGATGGCAACGGACCTCTTTATAAAGGTGGCGACGGCCCTTACCCCGCAGCCCCTGCCAACCTGGTTGCCGGTGCAAAATCCGGTTACACAGAAGGCCGCCTGTTTCACGTAATGACTTATGGCTATAACATGATGGGTAGCTACGCCAGTCAGCTCGACAGAGCACAACGCTGGCAGATTGCTGCTTATATAAAGAGCAAACAGCCTGGTGCAGTAGCCCAGCCTTCTGCTGAAACGGCTCCTGCTAAAGATAGCGCGGCAGCTAAATAA
- a CDS encoding cytochrome c oxidase subunit 3: MDTAVTAKKKWWAGGYSPFNVSYGKLMMWYFLMSDAFTFGALLISYGTIRFSSTSWPDPNEVFKSFPGMGHANMPLVFVSLMTFILIMSSVTMVLAVHAGHMRDKKTVAKWLIWTIIGGFAFLSCQAWEWTHLYHEGAWWGRNPFPNIDGTVASTNFTNFFFTITGFHGLHVTSGVILNIVILANVLKGTYENRGHYEMVEKVGLYWHFVDLVWVFVFTCFYLL; this comes from the coding sequence ATGGATACAGCAGTTACAGCGAAGAAAAAATGGTGGGCCGGAGGATATTCTCCCTTTAATGTGAGCTATGGCAAGTTGATGATGTGGTACTTCCTGATGTCAGATGCGTTCACTTTCGGCGCCTTGTTGATATCATATGGTACCATCCGGTTTTCCAGCACCTCCTGGCCTGATCCCAATGAAGTGTTCAAATCATTTCCCGGCATGGGCCATGCCAATATGCCGCTGGTATTTGTGAGCTTAATGACCTTCATTCTCATCATGAGTTCTGTAACCATGGTACTGGCTGTACATGCCGGTCACATGAGAGATAAGAAAACCGTCGCCAAATGGCTTATCTGGACAATCATAGGCGGTTTCGCCTTCCTGAGCTGTCAGGCATGGGAATGGACACACTTGTACCATGAAGGTGCCTGGTGGGGTCGTAACCCTTTCCCAAACATCGATGGCACAGTTGCTTCCACTAACTTTACCAACTTCTTCTTTACCATTACCGGTTTCCACGGCTTGCACGTAACTTCCGGTGTGATACTGAATATCGTTATCCTCGCCAACGTACTGAAAGGTACTTATGAAAACAGAGGCCACTACGAGATGGTGGAAAAAGTAGGTCTGTACTGGCACTTTGTAGATCTGGTATGGGTATTCGTGTTCACTTGCTTCTACCTGCTCTAA
- a CDS encoding quinol:cytochrome C oxidoreductase gives MKDQFVVPARLKRTSFVLMGVGLLTLLIGLIAFRGENAARFWAGLLQNSSYFLLITLASTFFIAATTLAHGGWQIAFRRIPEAISMAVPALSAILFVIVMILVFGGKDEVYHWVNAHHVAEDKILSWKAPFLSKSFFTTATVITLALWIWFTLKLRKMSIEEDGWDLRPETGRKLLWRNTVICGGFLVIYTLSVGSTTPWMWLMSLDAHWFSTMYSWYTFASTWVAGLALISLFVVYLKKQGYLSFVNEEHLHDLGKFMFAFSIFWTYLWFSQYMLIWYANMPEETEYFQPRVWGEWRPIFFLNLLINFVAPLLFLMKRDTKRNYTAIVFIAIVIIFGHWLDFWQMVYPATVKSLVFPWYEFGLGLGFVGLIIFLVANQLTKASLVPKNHPYLKESIVHHT, from the coding sequence ATGAAAGACCAATTTGTAGTACCGGCAAGATTAAAAAGGACCAGCTTCGTGTTAATGGGCGTGGGCTTGCTGACTTTATTGATCGGATTAATTGCGTTTCGAGGTGAGAACGCGGCACGGTTCTGGGCCGGTCTGTTGCAAAACAGCAGCTACTTTTTGCTGATTACATTGGCCAGTACCTTCTTTATAGCAGCTACTACCCTGGCGCATGGTGGTTGGCAAATTGCCTTCCGTCGTATTCCTGAAGCTATTTCAATGGCAGTACCTGCATTGTCTGCCATCTTGTTTGTAATTGTAATGATCCTGGTGTTTGGCGGGAAAGATGAAGTTTACCACTGGGTAAATGCACACCACGTTGCGGAAGATAAGATCCTTTCCTGGAAAGCTCCTTTCCTGAGTAAAAGCTTCTTCACAACTGCTACCGTTATCACCCTGGCATTGTGGATCTGGTTTACGCTGAAACTGCGTAAAATGTCCATCGAAGAAGATGGATGGGATCTGCGTCCTGAAACCGGCCGCAAACTGCTCTGGAGAAATACCGTTATTTGTGGCGGCTTCCTGGTAATATATACTCTGAGCGTAGGCTCTACCACTCCATGGATGTGGTTGATGAGCCTCGATGCACACTGGTTCTCTACCATGTACAGCTGGTATACTTTCGCAAGCACCTGGGTTGCCGGTCTGGCACTGATATCACTGTTCGTTGTTTACCTGAAAAAACAAGGGTACCTTTCTTTTGTAAATGAAGAACACCTGCACGATCTGGGTAAATTCATGTTTGCTTTCAGCATCTTCTGGACTTACCTGTGGTTCTCCCAGTACATGCTGATCTGGTATGCCAACATGCCGGAAGAAACAGAATATTTCCAGCCACGTGTATGGGGCGAATGGAGACCGATTTTCTTCCTGAACCTGCTGATCAACTTTGTTGCTCCGTTGTTGTTCCTGATGAAAAGAGATACTAAACGTAATTATACTGCCATTGTATTCATCGCTATTGTGATCATTTTCGGTCACTGGCTGGATTTCTGGCAGATGGTTTATCCGGCTACCGTAAAATCCCTGGTATTCCCTTGGTATGAATTCGGTCTCGGACTGGGTTTCGTAGGACTGATCATTTTCCTGGTTGCCAACCAGCTTACTAAAGCTTCTCTGGTTCCGAAAAATCATCCATATCTGAAAGAAAGTATCGTTCACCACACCTAA
- a CDS encoding DUF3341 domain-containing protein: MAVKNFVVGLFDDEAVLFPAVKKVRTAGYKLHDVYTPFPVHGLDHAMGLRETSLHTAGFIYGITGTTTALGFMSWVFNVDWPLNIGGKPHFPLPAFIPITFELTVLFSAVGMVYTFCWLCQIMPGVKKHIFHPRQTDDKFVMVIELTEKTNAEEVKSFLAAAGAHEINEQRAEAGWWFGRFDKDDEPYLRQVQTTNA, encoded by the coding sequence ATGGCTGTTAAAAATTTTGTTGTAGGCTTGTTTGACGATGAGGCAGTGTTGTTTCCAGCGGTAAAAAAAGTACGTACCGCCGGCTACAAGTTGCACGATGTATACACTCCTTTTCCTGTTCACGGCCTTGATCATGCAATGGGTTTAAGAGAAACCAGCCTTCATACAGCAGGTTTCATATACGGCATCACAGGTACCACTACGGCATTAGGTTTCATGAGTTGGGTATTTAATGTAGACTGGCCGCTGAATATTGGTGGTAAACCACATTTCCCGTTACCGGCATTTATTCCGATCACCTTTGAGCTGACGGTATTATTTTCAGCAGTGGGTATGGTATATACTTTCTGCTGGCTTTGCCAGATCATGCCAGGCGTGAAAAAACACATTTTTCACCCCAGACAGACAGATGACAAGTTTGTAATGGTTATTGAACTGACAGAAAAAACCAATGCCGAGGAAGTGAAGAGTTTCCTTGCTGCTGCAGGTGCACATGAGATCAATGAGCAGCGGGCTGAAGCAGGATGGTGGTTCGGAAGGTTTGATAAGGATGATGAGCCTTATCTCCGTCAGGTCCAGACCACAAACGCTTAA
- a CDS encoding DUF420 domain-containing protein, whose translation MQLKDKNLNTPIAIVSVVIPVLVAALFFLPKPDMHPGFDVKILPFFHAILNSTTAVLLLASLYFIKNGRVTAHKRTNLVAVSLSAIFLLSYVTYHSLAPETRFGDVDHNGVVDAAEIAMLGGIRYLYYFLLLTHIVLAAVIVPLVLFTLLRGFQNDIPRHRKIARITWPIWFYVSITGVIVYIMISPYYH comes from the coding sequence ATGCAGCTAAAAGATAAAAATCTCAATACACCAATTGCCATCGTCTCGGTTGTTATTCCGGTGCTGGTGGCGGCATTGTTCTTTTTACCGAAGCCGGATATGCATCCTGGCTTTGATGTGAAGATCCTGCCCTTCTTTCATGCCATCCTCAACTCTACTACAGCGGTGTTGCTGCTGGCCAGCCTGTATTTTATAAAGAACGGCCGGGTAACGGCGCATAAAAGAACCAACCTGGTTGCGGTAAGTTTATCTGCCATCTTCCTGTTGTCGTATGTTACTTACCATTCGCTGGCGCCTGAAACCCGCTTTGGCGACGTAGATCATAACGGCGTGGTGGATGCAGCTGAAATAGCCATGCTGGGAGGAATCCGTTACCTCTATTATTTCCTGCTGCTTACACACATCGTGTTGGCCGCGGTGATAGTGCCACTGGTGCTTTTTACTTTGCTGCGCGGCTTTCAGAACGATATTCCCCGCCACCGTAAAATAGCGCGTATCACCTGGCCTATCTGGTTTTATGTATCGATTACCGGTGTGATCGTGTATATCATGATTTCTCCTTACTACCATTGA
- a CDS encoding cytochrome C oxidase subunit IV family protein, protein MEHTHTAEGHENAHGGSTKAIWRTFWILLFITMIEVGLAFLHLETGFPSRVLLNAVFVGLTVLKAFYIVAEFMHLGSEIKNLIYTIMLPLLLFVWFIIAFLYEGNSWKNMIKDLKPGTPIEATKAPVKEAAHGHY, encoded by the coding sequence ATGGAGCATACTCATACTGCAGAAGGGCATGAAAATGCACACGGTGGGTCTACCAAAGCGATCTGGAGAACATTCTGGATTCTGCTGTTTATCACGATGATAGAAGTAGGTTTGGCATTTTTGCACCTGGAAACAGGTTTCCCAAGCAGAGTACTGTTAAACGCCGTATTTGTGGGTCTTACAGTATTGAAGGCATTTTATATCGTGGCTGAATTTATGCACCTCGGCTCTGAGATAAAAAACCTGATCTATACAATAATGTTACCTTTACTGCTGTTTGTATGGTTCATCATCGCTTTTCTCTATGAAGGTAATTCATGGAAAAATATGATCAAGGACCTCAAACCAGGTACACCTATTGAAGCAACAAAGGCACCTGTTAAAGAAGCAGCACACGGACATTACTAG
- a CDS encoding cytochrome c oxidase subunit II, with amino-acid sequence MSGLLAVLVVVLIFIVIFQISKASEYVSILKGEKKARQQSNRINGYLLIAFLVLGLIGVYYCNDLLKGKILGESASVQGEGVDTLIYVTLAITGIVFVVTQILLFWFAFKYQEKEGQQAFYFPHNNKLEVIWTVIPAIALTVLVAFGLKHWFQLTSDAPKDAAIVEITGKQFNWLIRYPGKDGQLGRRDFKKIDEAASNPLGMDWDDQLGKDDFMATEVHLVVNKPVKFVIGSRDVIHDVGLPHFRMKMDAVPGIPTTLWFTPKYTTKEMREKTGNPDFTYEIACDQMCGVGHYSMRGVIVVETQEEYDAWVIKQPLQYALAHPAAAPASPDAPKADSTQKTVAANTK; translated from the coding sequence ATGTCAGGATTATTAGCAGTCTTAGTTGTTGTTCTCATATTCATAGTCATCTTCCAGATTTCGAAGGCGAGCGAATATGTGTCCATATTGAAGGGAGAAAAGAAAGCGCGCCAGCAAAGTAACCGTATAAATGGTTATCTGCTGATAGCATTCCTGGTGCTGGGGCTTATTGGCGTTTACTACTGTAATGATTTGCTGAAAGGCAAAATCCTGGGTGAGTCTGCATCCGTGCAGGGGGAAGGGGTAGATACCCTTATCTACGTAACACTGGCTATCACCGGTATCGTATTCGTAGTTACACAGATCCTTTTATTCTGGTTCGCATTTAAATACCAGGAAAAAGAAGGGCAGCAAGCATTTTACTTCCCGCATAATAATAAACTGGAAGTGATCTGGACCGTTATCCCGGCCATCGCGCTCACCGTATTGGTGGCCTTTGGTTTGAAACACTGGTTCCAGTTAACTTCTGATGCTCCCAAAGATGCAGCAATAGTGGAAATTACCGGTAAACAATTTAACTGGCTTATCCGCTACCCCGGTAAAGATGGTCAGCTGGGCCGCCGCGATTTCAAGAAAATCGACGAAGCAGCCAGCAACCCACTGGGTATGGACTGGGACGATCAACTGGGTAAAGACGACTTCATGGCAACAGAAGTCCACCTGGTAGTAAACAAACCGGTAAAATTTGTAATTGGTTCACGCGATGTTATCCATGACGTAGGTTTACCTCACTTCCGTATGAAAATGGATGCGGTTCCGGGTATCCCAACTACCCTGTGGTTTACACCTAAGTATACGACCAAGGAAATGAGGGAAAAAACCGGCAACCCTGATTTTACCTATGAAATTGCCTGCGATCAGATGTGTGGTGTTGGTCACTACTCCATGAGAGGAGTGATTGTGGTGGAAACTCAGGAGGAATATGACGCCTGGGTGATAAAACAGCCATTACAGTATGCACTGGCTCATCCCGCTGCTGCACCGGCTTCGCCTGATGCACCTAAAGCAGATAGCACGCAAAAAACTGTGGCTGCCAATACCAAGTAA
- the cyoE gene encoding heme o synthase: MLQENSIKLSSSYAVASKVKDYSQLMKFNLTFMVVFSSVVGYLLVPGVEFNLVKVLLLFAGGLLVSGSANTINQIWEKNTDKLMARTAPRPLPSGRMTEGEAIGIAVITGLAGTFIMAYCFNWLSAVLSLASLIIYGFVYTPWKKWNSLAVLVGAIPGALPPLIGWAAGSNSISEDGWSLFAIQFLWQFPHFWAIAWIAHKDYTRAGFKLLPANGEPNRFTALQAATYALLLIPAGVAPYLLKITGGISAIVAILAGLFFLYRAINLYRKNDVPAARKLMFGSYIYLTVIQLAQLLDKV, translated from the coding sequence ATGTTGCAAGAAAACTCCATAAAGTTGTCGTCATCGTATGCAGTAGCGAGTAAGGTGAAAGATTACTCTCAGTTAATGAAGTTTAATCTCACCTTCATGGTGGTGTTTTCATCTGTGGTAGGATATCTGCTGGTGCCTGGTGTGGAGTTTAATCTCGTTAAAGTTCTTTTATTATTTGCCGGTGGGTTGCTGGTTTCCGGATCAGCGAATACCATCAACCAGATATGGGAAAAAAATACGGACAAGTTAATGGCACGCACAGCTCCGCGTCCTTTACCTTCCGGTCGGATGACTGAAGGAGAAGCGATCGGAATAGCGGTGATAACCGGTTTGGCAGGTACATTTATCATGGCCTATTGCTTTAACTGGCTGAGTGCTGTACTAAGTCTGGCTTCTTTGATCATATATGGTTTTGTATATACACCATGGAAGAAATGGAATTCACTGGCTGTGTTAGTGGGTGCTATTCCGGGTGCTTTACCGCCGTTAATCGGTTGGGCGGCAGGCTCCAATAGCATTAGTGAAGATGGCTGGTCTTTATTTGCTATCCAGTTTCTGTGGCAGTTCCCGCATTTCTGGGCTATTGCCTGGATTGCGCATAAAGATTATACCAGAGCGGGTTTCAAGCTATTACCTGCAAACGGTGAACCCAACAGGTTTACTGCTTTACAGGCTGCCACGTATGCATTATTGCTGATACCGGCAGGCGTAGCACCTTACCTGTTAAAGATCACAGGTGGTATTTCTGCCATCGTGGCTATCCTTGCAGGGCTGTTTTTTCTGTACCGGGCTATTAACCTGTACAGAAAGAATGATGTTCCTGCGGCGCGTAAACTGATGTTCGGTTCTTATATTTATCTGACCGTTATTCAGCTGGCACAGCTGCTTGACAAGGTTTAA